GCACGCGTCACGATCGGCGGTTCGGTCATCGCGATCGCTTCGCGCGTCGCGTCCGCCGCGTTGAAGGTGTCGTGCGGGACCAGCTGCACGATGAACGACACCGGACCAGGTTGATCGGCCTTGAAGTTGGTGTGCCAGTAATTGTTCATCGCGTAGGCAATCAGTTCCGTGCCCGGCAGTGCGTGTGTCAGCCACTCGTCGCGTCCGTCAGGCTGAGTAAACGCTTCCGCCGTCAGGCCGTTGAGCTCCCACAACGGCAAGTCTGGATTGACAACGGTCACGCCGAAGGTTGCATTGCTCGCGTCGAGCCATCGCTGGACCGGATAGAAATTCCGGTTGGCCCCGACCGCCTGGTCGAGATCTGGCCGCACGACGGCAAGACCCTGCTCCATCCGCACTGTGCCGCCGGGGACTGCGAGGGGGAAGCCGATGTGCACCGACTCCTTGTCGCGGACGCCGAGCTTGTCGAGATGGGTGGTGATGGTGACCGCGGCACTGCCGCGTTCGATGGTGACGTCGCGAACCAGCGACGCCGCGCCGGGAGCCTCGCTGGTCACCCTGAGGGTCGCGACCAGCGGACCGTTCTCGACGACTTCGATTCTGCTCCGCGATGCGTCTTTCGCGCGGCTCGTGTCGCGGCCGAGCACGTAGCGATAGCGTCCCCAGCCGCCGCGCGCCTGATCGACCAACTCGTGACCGCGCCAGCGCACGCTCGCGACGGCGCCGGAGAGAGAATCAACGTGAACGGCGACGTCGCCATTCCAGAGCGAGTCGCTCGCGGCATGAATTCCGTCGGTCACTGGCGTCGGGGTGCCGGGTCCAATCAGCAGATTCGTGGCACTGAGCGGGGCGAGTTCGACCCCCACGGCGAGCGATCCGTCGCGCAACCGCTGCGCGGGGAAGGTGCGACCATGCCAATCGGTCACTCGGTCGCCGGTGCGAGAGAGCGAATCCGGAATCCGCACGACGCCACGCATGATCGATTCATGGGTGTTCCAGACGTCGAGTCCGATCCCCGGGCGAAACGGTCGAGACGCCGTCGCAAGCAGCGCGCGACTTACCGAATCGAGGGCGGTCGCGAATCCCTGCTTGATGCGCCATTGCTCCGTGACGATCGGGAGATCAGGGTCGCTGACGCTGCGATCTGCGCCCCAGGTGTGTTCGTCCCAGAGCAACGCATCGCGCCACGCCGCGTCGAAGATCTCTGCGCCAATGTGGAGCCTCCGCAGCGTCGCGAGCGTCGTCGCCTCCGTCAGTCGCGCGACCCCTTCGCGTGCGGCGATCTCTTCCCTCAGCGTGCTGGCGGCACCGTCCTCCCAGTAGCCGGTGAGGTCGCCGCGGATGCGCGGCAATTGCGGCCCGTACCGTTTCTCCATCGCGGCAAACATCTGCGGCAGCGTCGCGATCACGAGTTTCGGACTGACGTACCGTTCGTTCCAGCGGCGCACTTCGTCGGCAAGCTGTCCGTCGGGCATGCCGTTGTCGCCGAAGATTGCGACGCGAACCTGCACGATCTGCCACGGATACCGGTGCGCGACGAGCGTATCCATGTACTCGCTCATCACGTTGGCGTCGTCGACGGTGAGTCGCCCTTTCGGCCAGCCATTCACCCACGAATAGCCGCGCCCGGCCAACATCACCAGCAGCGAATCATTGCCACTCGGCCCGATCCACCAGAACGGCCTGTCGCCCCACGCGTCGAGCGTGTGGCCGATCCGGTCGGTTTCGTTGGGCCCGCTGGAGAGGTAGCGAACGCCCTGGCTCGTGAGGGCCGGCACCATCCCCCATGTGAAGCCGGGCACATCGCTCGTCATTGCCATCGTCACCGGCACGTGGGTGGTGCGCCGGAGTTGCCGGGTGAAGTCGAGGAGATGAATCAGCTCTTCGCTCCCCGACAGCCCGGTCATCAGGTTGGCATAGGGCGCGCTCAGCGCGATGTCGCCGCGGCGCACGGCGGCAAGCACGCGCGCGGTGTCGGTCGCCGGACGGTGCGCGAGATAATCCTCGAGCGGCCAGAGTCCCTCCTCGTTCCAGAGGAACCGCGCACCAACCGGACTCCCCCGGCTGCGGTCGATGTACGCCAGTGCACTATCGAGCGCGCGCTCATGCTTCAGGCGGACCGCCGGCTGCAGATCGGTGTAGCCGATGTCGAGGTGATCGTGATTGATGAGGTAGATCTCGCGCGGTATCACCGGTGCGAGCGGCAAGGCGGCGAACGCGGCGTCGGAGCCGGTACCGTGAATCGTCAGTGCCACCCTGGTCGGTCGCTGCACCGCCGGGACGGTGACGCGGATCGTCGTGGCGCCGGCCGCGAGGTGATCGGTCTGCGTGGTGGTGCCATTGATACTGACGGCGACCGTGGTCGTGTCAAACGGATGCCATGCATCGAGCCGGATCGTCTGTTGATCGCCGTGACTGGTACGAGCCAGCATCTGTTCGGCATGGGCCGAGACCGTTGGCTGCATCGACACGGTGTAGAGAATGAACCAGCTCTGCCGCGCGACACTCTCTCCATGCACGTCGAGCAGTACCGGCGCACCGGCGGGTGCCAGCGCGCCGGGAACGTCGAGGGTGACCACGCCGTGCACGTCGCCGAATCGATCAATCATCAATCGTCGGAAGTGCCATGCGATTCCGTCGACTCCCGGAACGGACCATTCTGCGGTAGTAGTCGTTGGCTGCGGGACCGCGAAGCGATGGGTCCCGTTGACAGTGACCCAGAATCGCACCGGCGCGTGGCCGGGATCGGTGACGTCGATGGCGGCGAGGAAGACGACATGCCGCATCGGTCCCGCGGCCGGCGACACCGGCGCCGTCATCCATCGCGCGGAATTGGTGCTGTCGACCGACCGGACGAGGAGCGAGGTGTGCGACGTCGGATGCGCCGACATGTAGGTGAAGCGTTCGCCGCGAATCGTCCGCGCGTATCCGTCGGTCGTGCCCGCGGGGAGCGCGCCGAGCGCGCGGGTCAGCGTGTCGGCGAGGAGCAGGAAGGTGCGGAGGGTCGTCACCGATCGGGCGTCTTCAACATCCCCATCACCTCGGCGAAGGGGACGACGTCATCCATGAAGGAAAACGTGCCGCGATCCCGCATCTCCCTGCTCGCCCGCAGAAATTCCCCAAGTGCTGCGCGCGCCAGGCCGCTGCCGATGCTGATGCGCCGTACGCCGATGGCATCGAGCGTGGCGCGATCGAGCGTGAATCCGGGTACGCCCGCGAGGACATTGACCGGCCGGTCGACGGCGTGAACCACTGCAGCAATGTCGTCGGCGGTGATTAGGCCGGGGGCATACAGCACATCGGCACCGGCCTGCTGGTACGCCTGCAATCGCGCGATCGTGTCGGCGAGGTCCGGCCGGCCATGCAGGTGATTCTCCGCGCGGGCGGTGAGCGTGAAAGGCCAGGGGAGTGCGTGAACGGCTTCCGCTACGGCGCGGACGCGATCCGCCGCCAGTTCGATGTCGTAGATCGGATCGCCCGGCTTGTTGGTCGCATCCTCGATCGACGCGCCAACCGCTCCCGCCTCGGCTGCACGGAGGTACGTCGTGACGACCTCGCGTGGCGCGTCGGCGTAGCCATTTTCGAGATCGGCACTGACCGGCAACGGCGTCGCCGCGGCGATCGCTGCCACGTGCGCCAGCATCTCGTCGCGGCTCACAGCGGTGTCCTGCTTCCCGATGGAGAACGCAAAGCCGGCGCTGGTGGTGGCGAGTGCCTCGAACCCCAGATGCGCGAGGAGGCGCGCGCTGCCTGCGTCCCAGGGATTAGGAATGACGAATGCGCCCGCGCGCTGGTGCAGCGCCACAAACTGATCGGCCGGTACTCGCTGATCCGACATCGCTCATCCTTGGTGCGGGTGCGCGGCGTCGCCGCGGCAGACCGAGGAAGTTACAGCGAGGGCAGGCGCGGGGATCGGAGCGATCGGTCGCTAGGCCGCCGCGGGGGCAATGCTGATCGCCGGGCGGCGATCTGCGGTGTTCGATCCGGCGCGTCGCCGTTCGATGTCAATCCGGTCGCGTCCGGCGGCCTTGGCGCGATACAGCGCCTCATCGGCGGTGTGTGTCAGCGTCGCCGAGTCACATTCGCCGGGGCCGGTCCAGGCAATGCCGACGCTGAGCGTGACCGGCAGCGGCTTGCCGTCCCATTGCGGCGGATTCATCGCGACCCGGCTGCGCACCCGCTCCATCGCCACCGCGGCCTCGTCGCCCTCGCATCCCGGGAGGACGAAGAGAAACTCTTCGCCGCCGTACCGACCCACGCCGTCATAGGCACGGACCTCGATCTGAAAGCACCGCGCCACGTGGCGGAGGACGGCGTCACCACCGGGATGTCCGTGGAGGTCGTTGATCCGCTTGAAGTGATCGATATCGGCCATGGCGACAGCGAGCGGCTTCCGCTCGTGACGGGCGCGGCCGAGTTCGCGGTCGAGCTGCTCGAGAATGACCCGGCGGTTCGACAGCCCGGTCAGGTCGTCGCTGGTGGCCTGCACCCGCAGCGCTTCCTGCGCTTCGAGCAATCCTTCCTGCAATTGGAGCACGCGGTCGCCCGAGCGGATGCGTGCCTGCAGTTCCAGCACGTCGAACGGCTTGGTGAGAAAATCATCGGCACCGGACTCCAGTCCGGCGATGACATCTTCACGCCGGTCGCGGCCGGTGAGCAGGATCAGATAGATGTACGGCGCGGTGCGCTGGCGTACCACGCGGCAGACGACCAGACCATCGGCGCCGGGCATCTCCCAGTCGAGGATCGCCATCCGCGGCGCGTCGGCGCGCAGGAGCGCGTTGACCGCATCGGGGCCGTCGGAGACGACTTCGACCTCGTGGCCGAGGCGGAGGAGCGTGCGTTCGAGCAGCTTGCGCGAAATCGGATCATCATCCGCGATCAGGATTCTCACGCGGCCTCCCGCGACGTGAGACTGGCAAGCTCGCGATTCATCCGTTCGATCTCGCGGTCGAGCTGCGCCAGTCGTGCGGTTCCGCCGGTGAGGACATTGTCGCGACCCATCGCTTCGAGCGTCTGCGCGATCCGCGCGACCGTGACGCCGCCGAGGTTGCTCGCCGAGCCCTTGAGCGCGTGGGCGAGTCGCTCGACGCGCCTGGCGTCGCCCTCCTCGAGGGCAGTGTGCAGCCGGGCACGGGTCCGGACGGCTTCGGCATGGAAGAGGGCGACCAGCTCGCGCAGGAGATCGACGTCGCCTTCGACCCGATCCATCACGCCGACGCCGTCGAGTGCGCTCTCGTGCTCCACCGGTTCCACCGGCTCAGGCTGAACGGGGGTGCTGCCGCCGCGCAGCACTAGTTCGTCGATCGCCGCGAGAAGTTCCCGCGGGTGCACCGGCTTCGAGAGATAGGCGTCCATGCCGGACGCGAGGCACTTGTCGCGGTCGCCCTTCATCGCGTGTGCCGTGAGCGCGATGATGGGGATGTGACGACCGGACCCGGCTTCGCTGCGACGAATCGCCGCGGTAGCCTCAAAGCCATCCATTTCCGGCATCTGCACGTCCATCAGCACCACGTCGAACTCGCTCTGGAGGACGGCGGCAACCGCCTGCGCGCCGTTCTCGACGGTGAC
This region of Gemmatimonadales bacterium genomic DNA includes:
- a CDS encoding diguanylate cyclase encodes the protein MRILIADDDPISRKLLERTLLRLGHEVEVVSDGPDAVNALLRADAPRMAILDWEMPGADGLVVCRVVRQRTAPYIYLILLTGRDRREDVIAGLESGADDFLTKPFDVLELQARIRSGDRVLQLQEGLLEAQEALRVQATSDDLTGLSNRRVILEQLDRELGRARHERKPLAVAMADIDHFKRINDLHGHPGGDAVLRHVARCFQIEVRAYDGVGRYGGEEFLFVLPGCEGDEAAVAMERVRSRVAMNPPQWDGKPLPVTLSVGIAWTGPGECDSATLTHTADEALYRAKAAGRDRIDIERRRAGSNTADRRPAISIAPAAA
- a CDS encoding isocitrate lyase/phosphoenolpyruvate mutase family protein, producing the protein MSDQRVPADQFVALHQRAGAFVIPNPWDAGSARLLAHLGFEALATTSAGFAFSIGKQDTAVSRDEMLAHVAAIAAATPLPVSADLENGYADAPREVVTTYLRAAEAGAVGASIEDATNKPGDPIYDIELAADRVRAVAEAVHALPWPFTLTARAENHLHGRPDLADTIARLQAYQQAGADVLYAPGLITADDIAAVVHAVDRPVNVLAGVPGFTLDRATLDAIGVRRISIGSGLARAALGEFLRASREMRDRGTFSFMDDVVPFAEVMGMLKTPDR
- a CDS encoding glycoside hydrolase family 38 C-terminal domain-containing protein, which codes for MTTLRTFLLLADTLTRALGALPAGTTDGYARTIRGERFTYMSAHPTSHTSLLVRSVDSTNSARWMTAPVSPAAGPMRHVVFLAAIDVTDPGHAPVRFWVTVNGTHRFAVPQPTTTTAEWSVPGVDGIAWHFRRLMIDRFGDVHGVVTLDVPGALAPAGAPVLLDVHGESVARQSWFILYTVSMQPTVSAHAEQMLARTSHGDQQTIRLDAWHPFDTTTVAVSINGTTTQTDHLAAGATTIRVTVPAVQRPTRVALTIHGTGSDAAFAALPLAPVIPREIYLINHDHLDIGYTDLQPAVRLKHERALDSALAYIDRSRGSPVGARFLWNEEGLWPLEDYLAHRPATDTARVLAAVRRGDIALSAPYANLMTGLSGSEELIHLLDFTRQLRRTTHVPVTMAMTSDVPGFTWGMVPALTSQGVRYLSSGPNETDRIGHTLDAWGDRPFWWIGPSGNDSLLVMLAGRGYSWVNGWPKGRLTVDDANVMSEYMDTLVAHRYPWQIVQVRVAIFGDNGMPDGQLADEVRRWNERYVSPKLVIATLPQMFAAMEKRYGPQLPRIRGDLTGYWEDGAASTLREEIAAREGVARLTEATTLATLRRLHIGAEIFDAAWRDALLWDEHTWGADRSVSDPDLPIVTEQWRIKQGFATALDSVSRALLATASRPFRPGIGLDVWNTHESIMRGVVRIPDSLSRTGDRVTDWHGRTFPAQRLRDGSLAVGVELAPLSATNLLIGPGTPTPVTDGIHAASDSLWNGDVAVHVDSLSGAVASVRWRGHELVDQARGGWGRYRYVLGRDTSRAKDASRSRIEVVENGPLVATLRVTSEAPGAASLVRDVTIERGSAAVTITTHLDKLGVRDKESVHIGFPLAVPGGTVRMEQGLAVVRPDLDQAVGANRNFYPVQRWLDASNATFGVTVVNPDLPLWELNGLTAEAFTQPDGRDEWLTHALPGTELIAYAMNNYWHTNFKADQPGPVSFIVQLVPHDTFNAADATREAIAMTEPPIVTRAQATPDFPVDPPRFSLDDADVVVSSIANAADGKGWIVRLWNPGERTVSTSFHWSGHGVPRLWLSSPAGERRVIVSANRITIPALGAVTVRVER